Genomic segment of Panicum virgatum strain AP13 chromosome 2K, P.virgatum_v5, whole genome shotgun sequence:
gagaggaacggcggcgagggtgctccggtggtgGTCTGAGGGCGGGCTTAGGCCTgagagctgcgcgaggtcgaggcaaAGCTAATGGTGGGGTCGATTGAGGGCGgggaagggcggaggagggggttcgACAGCGAGGGTGAGCTCGTCAGCGTtcgggtggagcggcggcggcgttctggggcgtgggagcgaggaatCGGCAAATGAGCGAAGGGAAAAGAAGGAGGGGGTCCTCCTTGTTTTAATGCGTGTGAAAGGAGAGAGCGACGACCTCTAACCCGTACTGTCCATGGCGGcgtcgaggtggcggccggcggcagtcCTCTGGGCGCGTGGCAAGGCGAGGAGAGGGCACGGCGCGAGGCAAAAGCGGCGGTGGAAGctcgggcgcgacgcgtgggcggagCTAGCAGGCAGAAGGTGGCCTCTCGGCCGTTCCACAGCGgcgggcgcagcgccgctgtCTGCCGGCGACGTGGAGCACAGAGGCAAGCAGGCTGGAGGTGGGGAAAAGGACTAGTCTGCAATTTCTAAAAATTCTAGGGACCAGactgtaaaacaaggataacttttaaactaaagctcagatgaaaaagtgcccaacatgatagttgttcaacttttcaagatctacaactttgatgttgtgcaaaatttgatttgaccaaagtatAAAGAGCTATTTTTaaaaacatagaagggattttgaatccaaaggaattttgtttttttcaaggtaaattcactttaaacttaggctgaaatgaaagttttcctgccaagcaatgattgcACTGAAATTTGCAAATACACcgtccacaaaagcaataattgcacaccctattcaaattaaactatagaaaggaccttgcataaaatcatatttacacatataaccttttatatttataaaaagaTCATTTTTCAAGTAAAATGAGCACGTGATGCATACAATGAATGCAATTcgattgtgcagacacctagggtgtcacagccttcctcctaaaaggaatctcgccccaaGATTACATGAAGACTAAGAATGGAAAGGGTTGATTACCTGGATTTGTtttaagaaagtcgggaaagtttctttggagaaaattttcagtctcccaagtggcttcttcttcggtatgatgattccactggatcttgtacattttaacttttccccttctagtacttcttttcttggtgtcaagaatcttgattggatactccgtataggatagatcggattcaaactcgatatcttgtggttcaaggatcttaGTGGGTACCTTGatgcacttccggagttgtgatacatgaaagacatcatgaatggcggccaactgagaaggaagacgaagtcggtaggcaactggtccacaagtttcgatgatttcaaatggtccgatgtatcggggtgctaatttcccttttacgccaaagtgttgaacacctctagtaggagatactcgcagatatacgaaatcccctacctcgaattgtaaaggatctcttcttttgtctgcataacttttctgtcttgattgggctgctttaagattagtctgaataactttgactttctcctctgcctcaaagactaaatctggcccaaagattttgcgttctccagcttgtgaccaactcaaaggagttcgacaccttcgaccgtataacgcttcaaatggtgccatttgcaagctggattgataactgttattatatgagaactctgccagtgctaggcacttatcccagttcttgccatattgaatggCACATGCCCTcagcatgtcttcaaggatttgattgattcgttcagtttgcccatctgtttgtggatgataagctgaactacgaatcaattttgttccaagggattcttgcaattgctcccagaaacgtgcaataaactgagccccacgatcagaaatgatcgtctttggaactccatgcaaacggactatctgatcgagataaatctctgcatacctcttggcagaataagttgtatgcactggaataaaatgagcggtcttggtgagtctatcaacgattacccaaacagaatcatgcttctgagaagtaGTGGGTAGGctaacaataaaatccatactgatatcttcccatttccaggatggaatgggtaaaggttggagagtaccagctactttcaagtgactagctttaactctttgacagatatcacactcagaaacatatctggcaatctcccttttcattcgagtccaccagaaatcttgtttaagatcttggtacatctttgtaccacctggatgaatagaaaactttgatagatgtgtctcatcaaggatttgctttctaagctgatgatccttgggtacaacaagtcgagattcaaaccatagaactcctctatgatccactcggaaacatttgtactttgcttcaccttgggatagcttttccttgatgattttgataccttcatcatgtaattgtgccatgatgatgctatcatgaagtgtaggctcaatagatatatggttcaaacttccttgaggtaccatttgtaggtttaatttcatcatttcctggcatagagttccattgaatggttctacagatagacaatggcattgtgacttgtggctgagtgcatccgcaaccacattagcctttcctggatgatagtgcacttctagatcatagtcatttatcaactctagccagcgtctctgtctcatgttgagatcagcttgggtgaagatatatttgaggctcttatggtcagtgtaaatattacaatgagtccccataagatgatgtctccaaagcttgagagcgtgtataacaactgctaactccagatcatgtgttggataattcttcttatgattccggagagctcttgatgcataagcaataactcggttgtcttgcataagcacacaaccaagtcccgtaccagaagcatcacaatagacatcaaaaggtttggtactgtctggTGTAGCtaacactggagcagtagttaatcgtgctttgagagtttgaaaggcctcttcacatttgtcatcccaaacaaacttcactcccttcttcaataactccgtcataggcttggctattcgggagaaatcaggaatgaatcgacgatagtatccagctaaaccaagaaaactgcgaatttgatgaactgaagtaggagattcccaatccatcacttcttgtactttagttggatcaacggatataccatcactggagatagtgtggcctaagaatttcacactgtccaaccaaaattcacacttggagaatttggcataaagatgatgatttcgtatttgttgaagaacgatacgcaaatgctcagcatgatcttcttcattcttggagtagatcaaaatatcgtcaatgaataccacaacgaatttatccagctccggcatgaagactgaattcatcaagtatataaaatatgctggggcgttggtaagaccaaaagacataaccagatattcatagagtccatatctggtcgagaaagcagtctttggaatatcacaaggcttgatctttatttgatggtagccagaacgaaggtcAATTTTAGAGAataccttggctccagctaactgatcaaacaataTATCAAtgtggggaagaggatacttgttttttaatagtgaccgcattgagtggtcgataatcaacacatagcctcaaactattgtctttcttcttcacaaacagggctggacatccccacggtgaagaacttggacgtataaagcccttgtcgAGAAGGTCTTGAAGCTGGATTTTCAATTCTACTAACTCATTAGGAGGCATTCGGtatgacctcttagaaataggggcggtaccgggttgaagttcaataacaaactcgatatctctatcagggggcatttcaggcaaatcatctggaaatatgtcaacatactcacacacaacaggaatatcttcaatcttaatttcttttgcggcataggcacaagagttgaagcactctcgttgtggcagatagagtatggtggctccttgatgtggtgaatctatctcgatagctcgggaagagatatctaacagtactttacttttagtcatccaatccatgcccaaaataacatccatgccttctaaattcaacaagatcaaatctgtcttgatcaagTTGCTACCCatcttaattggcacatgtctagtgattagattggaagctatcttcccaccaggggttgctatcataaaagatcccttagtatgacaaaagttcaatcctattcttgctccaaatttggcacttataaaactatgagttgcaccagaatcaaataatatgactgcgggtttattgtgaatagagaaagtacccgtcatgactggtgctccttctggaagctctgcaagagtagtgaagttaactcgcccttgccgaacttgcaccatttgtcTTTTGCCCTTGCctttgttgttgttctggttggagttctgccctggatcAGACCTCTTGGGTCGCGGACAATTTCTGGCGAAATGATCAGTACTGCCGCAGTTATAGCACCGATTGTTGCCATTCCcacgattgaactgtggggcattcggccttgggccaaactgctgctgttgctgctgctgaggcactggaggtctgaatcctccttgctgctgaggcggcctaaaaacaagCCTGCCCATTGGAGCATTTCTCTGTAGATGTCTTGGTGAAGTATTCTGCACTAGGCGATatctcggtggctgagcactcgagggtcccgttggtgcctttcgcttcttctcagcacgatgtgcagcaatacggtcctcttgagtaatggccaggttgaccagctcattatatgTATTTGGCTGAATGAGGCTCAGATGTTCCTTGAGCTTGATATTAaggccacgacgaaaacgatcacgtttcttggcatcagtatcagcatgatggcccgcatactggcacaagTGATTGAAGAcctgtgcatattgtagaacagtgcgggttccttgatctagaaccaagaactcattcaactttctttcaatcaGTCCCttaggaatatgatgtgatctaaAGGCATTttggaattcctcccaagagatgacatgttcagcaggctgcatcgcacaataatgatcccacaATATACGTGGAGGACCACGAAGTTCCtgggcggcaaagtgggccttgtttgcatcagcacaaggtaccgctagcagagcaaacttggaattgatagtatggagccaagcatcggcgtccagtgggtcatcagccTTGATGAAAAGTggggttgggtaccaaagaattcctggtaacccgctggttgtgcctcccgtcctccatgctgttggcgtggctgattttgttgcccttggactagctggcgaagcaattctgtttgcatggccattaactcggccaggttcgacggtggtggcggtggctgctgagatccactaccAGTCTCACGACCGAAGCCGTCAAGCGTTCcacgagtatgaccaaccatctgtaattatggaagacatccattagatacatatttcttgctcccaaaatcaatggtacgtgcaatgatcatacattggatatcaaaataaaatcagcagaatttagcTAGATAcggtgtaacacaatatgcacaacacatatTTGTGCAACCCACAAAACTCAGAACTGGTCAGCTGTCAGATAGCTTCATGTtccatcgtattgatactcaatgctgagagcaaaaGGGTAAAGAAGATAATCTAGCAATTCACTCTTCATCGTTCTGTGCTACGCTGCtaatcaacagagatcatagaagtgattggactaaaaatatagtctcacaaactcaataggctaaaatttgatgagcacacatgccacaaaatttgcaaaatctttagcATTCATCAAACGGCATGgaaatgcacaaatgaagaaatttggcaagtaggaagatcatgatttccaaactggtagtcgctacttatattacatccaaagtagcaTTTTTCTTACAATCTAGCATTACACACCCTTACCACGTAtactacaacaagtggtactcctccctagggctattttacaacaccTCCTTCCCTAcgtacatatgctacaacaggAAAAACACAAGCTATCTAGGACAAGCCTAAGGTGCCTAGAAATCATCAAGGTTGCCAACGGAAgaagcactgccggaggaagagtcgtccggctgtgGGTTGGGCTCAGCAAGCGCGTGCTGgaacatctagttgctcctggagcataccaatatgggccaaagcatcagcccaatctacTTGAAGCTCAtgcacctgcccctgaagaaaaccaatcactGTATCACActgcactatctcagcaccatgctccaaagcctgatgctcaaactgtgcaatggcatGATCTCTTCCtacaacggcatcctgaagtccctggaTCTGAGTATCTCTCAAACGAAGGCCTCGCTGGAAGGTCTgagccaagtctatcacctgctccatgtgtcgctgctgaagaatctgatagtgcgactgagcattcatatatctgactactgcctgaATAGTCTCCTCAGCTACATCTCCAattaagtgcccaaagtgtgtggtcctgaagagccactctgcattaccagcattgactgctggaaacaaaccaataggatacgcagctacctcctcgggatggcgctcacaaaccaaacatggccaaatTTTTTGTGCCTcgaaaccaaacatggccaagtATGCAACGGCGTGCAACGCTCCCAGAGCTGCTAATTACTGTAGGTTTTTGTTTCCTACACGCGATCCACCGGGTAGCTCAAATCTTAAGTACAGAATACAGTACTCGCTCTCGGCCTTctttagttcctaaaaaaattttgagtaaaatgcagtgtgtccttaaactagtgagggtgtgtcaagtaggtccacgaactccgaAAGTGCAGATTTGGCCCCCTAATCTAATTAAGTGTGTCACTGGAGGTCCAAAACCCCTTTGACCGGGTCTGACCGCCTACGTGGCATGCTGACTGGGCAATGACATGGACCTGACATGTGGGACCTGTCAGCAGGGTCaacgaccccacctgtcatagGGACAGAAGGGGGCGGCGCTTTGACTGGCGAgaagctcgccgtcgccgtcggtgcAGCGCTTGGCGGCGCAGCCTCCTGGACCTCGCCTGCGCGCGGTGGCCCTGCTCGAGGGCGGCGCTCGCTAGCCGCGCCGCTGGAACGAGCGAGGCAGGGCCTCGGCGCGGCCGTCCCGGCTGGAACGAGCGAGGCAGGGCCTCGGCGCGGCCGTCCCGGCTGGCCCGTCACGACGCCGCAGCCCCTCACACATGTGCGTGTAGTCGCAGCCTCGCCGGCTTTGCGCGCCGCCGCTTTCGCTGCCCCTGCACACCGTCAATCCGGGGAGGCGCAGACATCACCTTCGATGTCGGCGGGCGAGCGTTCCATCATTGGCTGGGCgcttcctcgtcgtcctcggcgcccctgctcgccgccgcggcgcgaaCCCGAGCACCGCTACTGCCGGCGCAGGCGCGGAAAAAGGCGCCGCTTCGCTCCTGCTCCGGCTCGCGCGGCGGGAAGGAGCATCGTCGTGTGGCGGCCGCAGCGGAATAGGGCTACGGCCAGGTGCGACGACGCCCCGCGTCGGCTGCATTGGCGCTCGGCGGTCCAGTCGGTCCGGCGATGATTTCCATGGGGAAAGGGGCGAAAACGCAAGAGGGGGTCACCTGGATTCAATCCCGCGTGTTGGTTGGGGCGGAGGGTGGCTGGAGCGGGCTGGCCacgtgagctcgagctcgagctcggctcggtgGCGGCAACAATGGCGGGAGGTGGGCGGCACGATTCCGGTCGGGTGGTAGCCGGAGCTCGGTGAGGAGAGGTTGGGGAGGGAGCTGGGGCAGTGAGGGAGGCCTGGGCGCAGCGGATTTGGAAGGAGGTGGTGCGAGGCGGTGTGGAACGTCCGGCGGAGCAGTGCCTGCGCTCGGCTCTGTTCTTGCCTGGCGCAAGGAAGAAGGGAGCAGCAGAGAAATAGCgggtcccacatgtcaggtCCATGTCATTGCCCAGTCAGCATGCCACGTAGGCGGTCAGACCCAGTCAAAGGGGTTTTGGACCTCCAGTGACACAATTAGATTAGGGGGTCAAATCTGCACTTtcggagttcgtggacctacttAACACACCCTCACTAATTTAAGGacccacagtgcattttactcaaaaattttctaccttctttagttcctaaaaaaaaTCTACGGTAactgtcacatcaaatgttcggacacatacatggagcattaaatataattaaaaaaataactaattacataatctaactgattagcatgagatgaatcttttaagcctaattagttcataattggacattatttgttaagtaacaatgaaatgtactacagtaccaaaactaacaacttttcaccaactaaacaggatAGATCCGTTTAACTTTTTTAGATACATTCTATTTTCTTTAAATTAAGATAGAATTTATGTCTAGATTCATAACACAAATATAATATATCTAAAAAAGTCAAAACTACTGACAATTTTGAAAGATGTGAATAGTTAATGTTTGTAATTCTCAAATTTGTGACGTTAGCAAATACACGGCCGAGTAGGTAGCAATGGCATATACAGTGTATAGATCGGGTTCCAGACTGTGCATGTCTTTGCTGGCGTTGCCGAAGGCCCATACGGAAGAGAAGCACCAATCAGTGCCTATGGAGAATGGGTTCACCCACCTAGCTGACCTATATAGCTAGCGATGCAGGTGACCATGAGATTAGGCCAGCAACTACGGAGTGGACAAGACTGCAGTGCACATGAGTATTATTACATCAAGATTTCATTTAAGGGGCTAATTTCTGCATAAATGAACGAACGAACGAACTATCAAATAGTAGCAGCACTCGCATATTCTGTAACTACTCGAAAATTCGATTCCGCCAATCCCAGGTTTGGTTAGATTTTATAAATATTACAAAAAACGGTAGTAACAAGAACAAAGGACGCTACTTGCATTGCTAGTATGAGGCATGCATGCAAGGGAGAAACGAAAGCGGTAGCGTGCGAGCTTCTCGCAATGCAGATCAGCGATTGTCATGGCGAGAGACGAGCAAAAAGAGAGTTAAACCCTAGGTGGAGCTACGGTCAATGTAGATCGAGCGCTGGGGCGCGCATTGTCGCGCCATTAACCTGCTTACAAGATGCGAATGCGGTGCTAGCTAGACGCGTACCAATGATTGATCGATCTCACCCGGGTGCGCCGATCGAtcagaacggcggcggcggcgggtgcgggtgcggcgcgcgggccggcggcggccacatCACGTCCTGCGGCTGCGGGTGGCAGGCGAAGATGGGCACGGCCGGAGGGCCGCACGGATCCACCGGCTGCGCTtgcgaggcggcagcggcgaggcgcggcgcgggctgGCGCCGGACGACGTGAGGGCGACGCTCCTGCGGCTGCGCCGGCTGCTCCGCGgggtgctggtgctgctgcggtTGACGATGCTGGCTGCCGCGGCGCTCGTCCGCGGGGTCGCCGCTGCAGGGGGAGAGCGAGACGGAGACGGACACCGACGCGTCGTCGTCCGCGGGGAGGCGGTGGAAGGTGGGGTTgctgaaggcggcggcggcgacgacgacggtggTCGCGGCGTAGAGCGGGCCCgccacggcgccgccgacgaTCTGGCCGTGCGGGCCCGCCAGCGAGATGGAGAggcacgccgcggcggcggcggcttccggcGCCACGGCGGACATGTCGGGCGGCAGGTACGTGGCGGAGATGGAGAGGATCTCGTACTGCCCGTGGAAGACGATGGCGCCGGCCGGGGCGCCCCCGCCGGgcgccgggtggcggagcgagACGTTGGCGACGGCGCCCGTGCCCGCGAGCACGCAGATCCCGAGGTTCCGCCGCGCCGCGAAGCGCGCGAGTGCGTCGGCCACGTCGCGGCCGCAGGGGATCTCGATCACGTGGGGGCGCatcgcggcggccggctccgCCTCCCGCGTGATCACCACCGGCGGCTTGGGCTTGTTCTTCGACCCCGGGGGGCGGCCCCGCCGCTTCTTGGGCACCTCGATGCTCgccccgtcgccgccaccggacACCACCAGCGGCCCACTGCTCACCGGCTCCTTCAGCTCGGCGCTGCCGCGGCTGTCCACCTCATCCGAGAAGCactccagctgctgctgctcgccacGGCCGCCATGGTGGTGCTTGTGGGATTGCTgctgatgcggcggcggcggcggcggcgtggtgaagTGGATTGGCACCACGTCCTTGCGATCTTGGTACATGTGCTCCTGGCTCATGTCCCTCTTGCCGAGCGACATGAACTTGGTCGCGACTCGCGAGAAAGAGAGACACCACCGAGCAATCAGGTAGTACAAGCTGGAAAGATGCGGCTGCGACAGCGAGAGCGAGGGGGAGAGCCGAGAGCTTGTGTCCCAAGGCCAAGAGCACGGGCGGCGGCAAGTGGCGATGGCAGCCGCGATGCTTGGGCGACGAGCCGACGACGAGAGAGGTCTCTGGACTTTGGAAGGGGCGGGATAAGAAAGCGATGGGAGAGAAGATCAGAAGGCACAGTAGCAGCAACAGGACAGGATGAGCCTGAATCTGAAGCCTCAAGGGAGGGTAGGCGCCTAGGcggtgcctgctgctgctggtgagaGCGACAGCGAGGTGATCCTTTTATCCTCTTGTCTTTTGGGCCGTGTTTTGGTTTGACGTGAAAACgttttcatgaaaatttttgatgtgttgaacactaattagaggtattaaataaaatctaactaTAAAATTACCTCCAtaattatggtactgtagccGTTGCTCTAGTTAACGAGGTCTTTGACGCACCATTAGGGGATGATTTGGTGCGGTTACTGCAGCATCACTTTAGCCAATTATGATGGAACTtggatcattagattcgtttcgaaaaattacactcatccctaaaaagattttataaatagacttcatttagtactccagaCGGACATTCtgtctttttgtgaaattttgaTGTGACACCTAGCCAAACCGGAGGCCGGAGACGATAGTACTGAGTACTCTGTACTACTCCCTCAGTCCCACAATATTGGCATTCCAACCATTCAAAATTTGTGTCACAATATAAGCATTCCTAGACTATTGTGGGTCCCACTAGCTATAGATTCCACTGCCGTGCTGATCCATctagtgaaaaaaaaatccccaatcttctccttctctccTTCCTCAGCCACCGGCCCGATCTCCTACTCGTCTCCTTCCTCAGCCCCCGCCGGCCCTCTGAGATCTGCGTGACGGGGATGGAAGGAGGCCAGGGGCGCGGCGGGAGGCGCAGCGCGCACTGaaggcgggagcggcggcggcctcctccccctGCTCCGTCAGCCGCGCGGGGGCGCCTCCTTTCCCTGCTCCAGCCGGCCCCCTCCTTTCCCTGCTCCAGCCGGCCGAGGCACGCCCGCCCGCGCTCCTCCCCTTCCGCGCGGGGGCCCGCCGTGCTGCCCtccttgacggcggcggcgagagtcGCTCAGCGCTTGTGTCCCCGGGAGCTCCCCACCCTCCGCCGCTCCATTATTGGCCTCTCACCTTCCCTCCAGTCACCTCCCCCCCCTCCCACATGGAAGAGACGAGTGTTGAACAGCACAGGCGCCAGCGAGCTGAGCGGCACCAGCGGCAAATTtttgagcggcggcggcggagcattCCTTTGGCGCGGCGGACCAAAGCTGTGTCGCGACGGAGGGGAGGTCATGAGGCGGCGATGCGTCGTGCTATAGCGGCGTTGGCGTGGCTCCCTGACGAGGCGGCGATGCGCCGTGCTATAGCTGTGATAAGGAAGCTTCTACTAACATCCCTTGGCTATAGCGGTGGACCATAGAATATCTTAGGGGTACATGCGTCATTTTAACAGACTACTATTTCTTGCATTTGAATGCTTCAAATGCTAACATatcgggacggagggagtaccctACCAAAGATTCCTACCAAGGATTCGAATTACCCTCACTTCATATATATCACTTCACATATTTGATATTTGTAGATTGTATtgctttattttttaaaaataaatatttatagtGCTTTCATTAAAATGGTCAAAGGATTTCCGATTACTCTCCCCTTCAACCGGGGGTGTCTATTTCCAGCTCGCGCGGAGCTGTTGCATAAGCCTCCTCGTCCTCTGCCTCCCTCagctcctccgccgctgcccctaACCAATCTCGTCGTGGCGCCGCCCACCTACCGCCACACCTTCTCCTTGCCCCACTGGCAGCCACCGCCTACTAGTTGTTCGGCCACGCTCGGCCGTCGGCGCTCCCGCGATGCCGCGCCCTCCGCCAACCGAactgccaccgccaccccccGCCCGCCTCTAGGGCCAGTGGTCATGAAGCCGCTCCCATCCCCGACAACCTGGAATCTTAAGGTCCGTCACCTCAACCACCACCCCCGCTGCCGGCGATCTCGCTGGCAgctgctccccctcctcccgcccCATGgtcgctccaccacctcccccctcctctaGCCGGAGCCGCTACCCTTCCCCATGCTCGGGGAAGAAGAACCGGAGGCGAGGAGCATCGCCTCGGCGATATGATGTGATTCAAATCGCACTGTATGATGAATAGATTTTCTCCCATTACCCCCTACCCCCTCGATCCCCTCCCAGCTGTTTTCATGAACGTTCGGTATTTTCATCCTGGTAATGGAAATTGGGGTATCCTCGATTCGAAAAAAAATGTCAAAGGATTTATTGTTGTTTTTAGTTTTTTATCAATTAATGGAACCGATAGTTTTTTATAATCTTGATGATAAAAACAAAGTAGAGACAAAGAAACATCAACCAGCGAAATAGTCACAATAGATATTTGTAGTGCTTTCATTAAAATGGTCACATATCATGAACACCTTGGCATATATGTTTCCATCCATTCCTGCCCACTTCTCTTGTTCTACCATCAACTTTTGCTTTTTCTCACAATTGTAATTATTTTGTGTGTTCAAAACTTTTGCTCAGCCCCCGAGCTCCCCCTGCCATCCTCTCAGGGGCGACACACCGCGATGACGCCTCTGGTCCACGCCCTAGCTGCCTCTGGTGGATGAGTGAAAACCGGCTTCGTCCGTCTCATCCCTTCCCCCCTCTATCTCTCTCACCCTTCAAACCCTGGTCGTCATTCCCGCCCCTTCGCCGCCACCAACCTCTAGGCTGGATCCGACCTCCCCTTCGCCACATCTACACCCCAAAGGCCAGTTCTGCTTGTGGCTTCCCTCCCTTGGCGACTATTGTGATGgtgcggggggaggggggctctGTGCTCGGGATGGTCCATGGCGCGGTCCTCCACTCCCGGCATAGTTGCCCTGGTCGAGGCTCGTTAGGGTGACCGCCCCATCCCCGACGGCCGGCGACGCGATGGTCTCGTCCTCCTCGACTCTGTTGGCTGGGGTTGGGCGCGCCAACATCCGTGCATGCAGTCGTTGTTCGGGCTTCCCTTCCCCCTGCTAGCGTGCGGCTCCAGCTACCACGACCAGTGGGGGCAGCTGGCTCTCACCCTGCCATGGCTCCATGTCGGCCTGCTGCTCATCACGGGTTCGGCGGATTTGGTCGTGGGAGGCCGC
This window contains:
- the LOC120681578 gene encoding AT-hook motif nuclear-localized protein 17-like; its protein translation is MSLGKRDMSQEHMYQDRKDVVPIHFTTPPPPPPHQQQSHKHHHGGRGEQQQLECFSDEVDSRGSAELKEPVSSGPLVVSGGGDGASIEVPKKRRGRPPGSKNKPKPPVVITREAEPAAAMRPHVIEIPCGRDVADALARFAARRNLGICVLAGTGAVANVSLRHPAPGGGAPAGAIVFHGQYEILSISATYLPPDMSAVAPEAAAAAACLSISLAGPHGQIVGGAVAGPLYAATTVVVAAAAFSNPTFHRLPADDDASVSVSVSLSPCSGDPADERRGSQHRQPQQHQHPAEQPAQPQERRPHVVRRQPAPRLAAAASQAQPVDPCGPPAVPIFACHPQPQDVMWPPPARAPHPHPPPPPF